The sequence below is a genomic window from Nitrosomonas sp..
TGCCAGTCCTCGACCACCTTCCACTTGCGGATGTGCGTCAACCAGCGCCAGATTCGCGCCCAGGCCGGGTAATTTTTGGTGTAAATCGGAATGGGCTCGAGCTTGGGCATGTCCATGTTTTTAATCTCCTTGTCTAAAAAGCTTGGAACGCCTGCATTACACCATAACGCCAATCAACTAAATATTTAAACCGGTTTAGTTATACGGTTATCAAAATATGCAAGATACTGGAGTCTCACAAGCAAGCACTGCAAGCCCGCCAGGGCTTTATCCGTTAGCCAGGTAATCGAGGCGCGGTACCCTGGCGGGATTGTTTAAGGAGAACTTATGCCAATACCTGCACTTTATGCGATGGCCGTTGCCGTGATACTCGGTGCCGGTTTTGCCGGAGGCTATACCCTGTCTTCAAAAATTGCCGCCGGAAATCTCAAACAATGCGAGCTGGACAAGTCGACCATGCTGCTTGGCGCTGAGCGTGAGGCAAGCGAGAGAATGCAGGTTGCAGAGGAATCGACGCAAAACGCATTTGCATACGCCATGAACCGCATCATCGACGCAGAACAACAAGCCGAGGAATTAAGGAATGAAGCTAAAAATCATACGACTGGCCGCGATTGCCTGTCTGGTAATGCTCGCCGGGTGCTCGAGCAATCCGCAGCGTTTGAGCAACAACGCGTGCCCAAGAATACCCGAAGCGCTGATACAACCGTTGCCGGAACTGCCGAAGATACCCGCAACAGGGCAACAACAGACGCAGATATCGCCGACTGGATCGCAACCGTCAGCGGACTCTACGACCAATGCCGGGGGCGTGTTGAAGCTATCGCCGAATGGGATAACGGGATGGCCAGACGTTGATTGATAATGGATCAGATTGATATCGCGAACGAGCGCGAACAAATGGACACGCAACGCGCAATAGAGAACGCCAGAAAATTGCACAAGGCCGCCGAAGCAACCGGCCATTGTCTGTTTTGTGGGGACGATGTTGAAGATGGCGTGCGCTGGTGCTCGCCGGAATGCCGGGATGATTGGGAGGTGCGGCAGTAATGGAAATTACGGTTACATGGCAAATGGTAGCCTGGTTGATTGGTCTTGTGAGCGCGTGGACTGGGTTTTTGATAGGCATTATCAAATTACTGATCGGGGGCATGATCCGTAATCTGGATCGTCGTATTGTGGTCAGCGCAGACGAATGCAACGCCAAATGGGCGCAAGTCGACGCCAGTCTGAAGCGAACCGATGCTGATTTGAGACGCCTGATCGCGCAACTGCCAATTGAGTACCAGCGGCGCGAAGACTCAATCCGGGAGACAACGGCAATGAATGCAAAGCTTGATCGCATCTATGAAATACTCGTAACCTGGAAGGAACAAGAAAAATGATTAGTCAAGATGTTGTTGATGTCGCGCGCGCTGAACGCGAGACGTTGCGCTGGATAATACTGTCTGCGCTTTGGTATGCGCGGCCATATGGAACTAGCGAGCATGTTTTACTGAGAACGGCGCATGATATTCCATTGCGCGTAACATCCGACATGGTTCGCAACGCGCTGCACTATCTGAAAGGCCGGGGGCTGGTTGCTGTATCCGAAAACCAACCCATGTGGCACGCAGAAATCACCGCCGAAGGCGAAGATGTGGTCGATTATCGCGCTGATGCGCCTGCCGGTGTGGCAAGGCCACCAAAGTGGTAACAATAAATTGATATGGCCCGCCAAACCAAAATAGACGCCCTGCCAGATCCGGTCAAAGCCTGGCTGGATGATGCGCTTGCAGAGAATAATTTCAGCGGCTATCAATTACTGTCCGAAGAACTGAAAACACGCGGGTATGACATTTCTCATGCGTCCGTGCATCGATACGGACAGAAGATCGAAAAACGCATGGCCGCAATCCGGGCAGCCACTGAAGCCGCACAGATGCTCGCAAAAAACACGCCGGATCAGTCTGATGAACTGAGCGCGTCGGTTATTCGCATGGCGCAATCGGAATTGTTTGATGTGATGGTTGATTTGCAGGAAGCGGAAGCTGAGAACGACCCGGCAAAGCGCGTCAAGCTGTTAAGCCGCGCAGCTTTGGCGATATCCAACCTGGCAAGAGCCAAAGTGATACACCGCAAATGGCAGGATGAAGCTCGAGCAAGGACTGAAGCCGCAGCCGCATCGGCTGAAAAAATTGCCAGAAAAGGGGGATTATCCCCCGAATCGGTTGACGCCCTGCGCCGTGAGATACTCGGGATTGTCGAATGAGCGATATTCCGGTTGTTATTCCAGACACTGCCGCAGGGGAATTCAACGCCCCTGCGGTGTTAATGGATTATCAAAAACGCTGGGTGGCAGATGATTCACCGTTAAAAGTTATCGAAAAATCGCGCCGCACCGGCCTGACCTGGGCTGAGGCGTCCGACAACGTTCTGACCGCAGCATCCGCCAGAACGGCTGGCGGTCAAAACGTGTATTACATCGCCTACAACCAGGACATGACGATTGAATATATCCAGGCGTGTGCGATGTGGGCGCGGGTATTCAACTACGCCGCATCCGAAATCGAAGAAGGCATGTGGGATTCGGAAGACGACGCGGACAAGCACATCAAGACCTACACCATCCGCTTTCCGGCATCCGGTTTTCGTATCGTTGCATTATCCAGCCGCCCGTCAAACCTTCGCGGCCGTCAGGGGATTATCGTCATCGACGAGGCCGCATTCCATGAAAAACTGGATGAGCTGTTAAAAGCTGCGCTGGCGATGCTGATCTGGGGCGGAAAAGTGAGAGTAATCTCAACCCATAACGGCCAGGACAATCCATTTAACGAACTGATTACCGATATCCGGGCTGGCAAGCGTTCCGGTACGGTCCACCGGGTAACGTTCAAAGAGGCCGTTTCAGATGGTCTGTTTATCCGCGTGTGTTACCGGCTTGGAAAGCCATGGTCAAAGGACGACGAGATTGCCTGGGTTGCAAGCGTTTATGCATTCTATGGCGACGGCGCGACCGAGGAACTGGATTGCATTCCGTCAAATTCCAGTGGCGCATGGTTGTCCAGAGCATTGATTGAATCGCGCATGTCACCGGATACGCCCGTTTTACGCTGGGAATGCAAGGATGGTTTCGAGCTGCTGCCGGATTCTGTGAGACATGCGCAATGCCAGGACTGGATTAATGACAACCTGAAACCGCAAATTGAGGGCTTGTTTAAAGAACTCATCTCGTTTGTTGGCGAGGATTTTGGGCGGTCTGGCGATCTGACAGTGCTCGTGCCGTTAATTCAGCAACAAAACCTTGTGCGCAAGTCGCCGTTTGTGATCGAGCTGCGCAATGTGCCTTTCCGGCAACAAGAGCAGGTTTGTTTCTACCTGATCGACAACCTGCCGCGTTTTCGCGGTGGCGCGTTTGATGCCAGAGGTAATGGCCAGTTTTTGGCTGAAGTAGCGATGCAACGCTACGGCGCAACCCGCATCGAACAAATCATGTTGTCAGAAGGCTGGTACCGGGAACACATGCCGCCGGTCAAGGCGGCATTGGAAGACGGCACGCTGGACGATCTACCCAAGGATGCGGACATCCTGGATGATTTGCGGGCTGTGCAGGTCGTGCGTGGCGTGCCGAGAATACCGGAAACGCGAACAACCGGGCAGGATAAAAAGAAACGCCACGGCGATGCAGCGGTGGCTGTCGCTCTTGCTTATTACGCCAGCCGCGAAATGCAAGGCGCGCCGATTGAATTTATGAGCGCTGGCGGGCGTGAAAGTTTTGATAGCGGCATTGGTGGCGGTAGAACGGATTGGGGTGGATTCAATGGATTCTGAACAAAAAACAAAGCAACCAGAAAAGGCTGAAATCGCAACCAGCCGTGACGGCCGCGACATAACCCGTGGCTGGCTGAATGCGCTTATGCATGCGCCTATTGACGACAAGATTGTTGTCGAACGTGGCGGTGGCGATTATAAGATTTACGAAGAAGTGCTGCGCGATGACCGTGTGCGTGCGGGTGTGAACCAGCGCATTTACGGTGTGATTGCCAAGCCGTGGGAAGTCATGCCGGGCGGCAAGCGTGCAATTGATAAAGCGGCCGCAGATTTTATTAAAGATCAGATCGACAATCTTGAGTTTGACAAAATCACCCTGCAAATGCTGCACGGCACGTTTTACGGTTTTTCTGTTGCCGAGGCGATGTGGGGACAAGACGGCTCACGCGTTGTGATTGACGATATCCGGGTGCGCAACCGCAGGCGCTTTGCATTTGACGGCGAAGGCGCTTTACGGCTCAAGACATTTAATGATTCCATGCCGGGCGAATTGATGCCGGACAAGAAATTCTGGGTGGTTGCATTCGGCGCGGATCATCACGATGCGCCGTATGGCCTGGGACTGGCGCATTATCTGTATTGGCTGGTATGGCTCAAGCGCAATGTGACGCGGTTTTGGGCGGTGTATCTCGAAAAATTCGGCACGCCCACAGCGCTTGGCAAGTATCCAGGCAATACCACGGAAGCAGAAAAACAAAAGCTTTTGAATGCACTGCGCGCGATTCAGCGTGATTCTGCGGTAACGATCCCGGAAGGAATGGAAGCCACATTGCTTGAAGCCTTGCGTGCATCAGCCGCCGACCACAAGGATTTTGTTAACCAGATCAACGACGCAATTTTAATGGTCTGCCTGGGCCAAACCGCAACCGCCAGCGGCACGGCTGGAAAGCTGGGCAATGAGTCAGAGCGTGAAACAGTCAAAGACGCGATACTGAAAGCAGACAGCGACATGCTGTCAGAGCGGTTTAACCGGACAATTGTCAAGTGGCTGGTTGAGTGGAATTTTCCGGGTGCTGCATTGCCAACCGTTTACCGGGTGTTTAGTGATGAAGACCTGGACGCGCGCATCGAACGAGATACCAAAATTTCCGGCATGGGGTTTAAGCCGACGCTGAAATATATCCATGAGACCTATGGAGGCGAATGGGAAGAACGCGCCACCGCGCCAGAAAACCCTGACGAAAATCTTAAGCAATCCGGCGGCAAAGAACAAAATCCGCAATTTGCCGAAAGCGAACAAGCCGACCATGACCCGACATCGATAGACAGTCAAACCGATATCCTGGCCGCTGAGTCAGTCAAAGCAGGCGCGGTAATCCTGGACAAAGTGCGCGACATTGTCGGAAAAGCCGACACACTCGAACAACTGCGCGACGATCTGCTCGCCGCTTTCGGCGAACTGGATTCGAGTCAGTTGGTTAACGTTATGGAAATGGCGTTTATCGCTGCGGATTTGTCGGGGCGGTATGACGTGCAAGAGGGCGATTAATGCTCATATACGCTGAGGACGGCAGGATTATCTTTAAGTGCGAGCATTGCCCGGAATCGTCGCTTATAACTGGCGTAAAAAATAAGCGACAGTTCCAGACCGCACTAAATCGTTTTTATCGTGAGCATGATTGGAGTTGCAAAGCACGGGCCGAGCACATCAAAAATGTTCGTGAGGCCAAAAAGGCGGCTAACAACATAATCAAGCTAGTTTCTAACCAAAGGAGAAGATAATGACAAACGACGTAAAAAGTGTAGCAAGCTATCATTTGGTAAATGCAAAGCATCTTGTCGAGGTTGCGGTTAGACGTATTGATGATGCAATACGCTACACGGAATCAGAAAAATCGAAGAGGCATCAATACCAAACCCCGCAATGGCATCACACCATACTATGGACAGGTTTTGCATTTATCGTTGGTATGCTGCTTGGCGGTGGTCTGGCGTCAATATAATGTTTCATCTAGGCAAGCGCTCAAAAAACCGGCTTAACGGCGTGCATCCTGATCTGGTTCGTGTCGTTAAGCGTGCAATTGAAATCACCGAAACGGATTTCACCGTTCTGGAAGGTTTGCGCTCTCTTGATCGGCAGGCCGCATTGCTGCGTCTGGGGCAATCCAAAACCATGAAAAGCCGACATTTGACGGGGCATGCAGTCGATCTCGCGGCGATGGTTAACGGTGTTATAAGTTGGCAACCGGATCATTACATGCCAATTGCCAGGGCGATGAAGCACGCGGCGGCTGAGCTTGGCATAAAGCTGGAATGGGGTGGCGACTGGCGCACGTTTAAAGATTTCGTTCACTGGCAGTTATCATGGCAAGTATATCCGGCAAAAGATGAAACGCATTAAAACGCGTTCTAAGCGATTATTTTTGTCTCGGACATATAAAGGTATGTCTTCGATCAAAATAACAAAAAGTGAACCCCAATTGAACCCCTTAGAATCGATTACGAAATGGCGGACAAATGCCGCTTAAGCTTTCGCCCACGCAAATTGCCTTCAATGCGCGCGAGGATGGCAAATTTAACCGGCCATTCCAGGCGCAGGTTGATTTTTTTCGCGGCAAGCTCAACCTGCCGACAGAGCGATGGGACGATATCGTCAAATCCGCGCACGACCGGGCGTTTATCGTAGCCGGTGCAGCCAAGGCCGATTTGCTCAACGATTTGCGCGGCGCGGTGGATAATGCGATTGTTAATGGTGAATCTATTCAGGCATTCCGTAAGCGGTTCAATGATATT
It includes:
- a CDS encoding cytoplasmic protein — encoded protein: MISQDVVDVARAERETLRWIILSALWYARPYGTSEHVLLRTAHDIPLRVTSDMVRNALHYLKGRGLVAVSENQPMWHAEITAEGEDVVDYRADAPAGVARPPKW
- a CDS encoding DUF3486 family protein, with protein sequence MARQTKIDALPDPVKAWLDDALAENNFSGYQLLSEELKTRGYDISHASVHRYGQKIEKRMAAIRAATEAAQMLAKNTPDQSDELSASVIRMAQSELFDVMVDLQEAEAENDPAKRVKLLSRAALAISNLARAKVIHRKWQDEARARTEAAAASAEKIARKGGLSPESVDALRREILGIVE
- a CDS encoding DUF935 domain-containing protein, producing the protein MDSEQKTKQPEKAEIATSRDGRDITRGWLNALMHAPIDDKIVVERGGGDYKIYEEVLRDDRVRAGVNQRIYGVIAKPWEVMPGGKRAIDKAAADFIKDQIDNLEFDKITLQMLHGTFYGFSVAEAMWGQDGSRVVIDDIRVRNRRRFAFDGEGALRLKTFNDSMPGELMPDKKFWVVAFGADHHDAPYGLGLAHYLYWLVWLKRNVTRFWAVYLEKFGTPTALGKYPGNTTEAEKQKLLNALRAIQRDSAVTIPEGMEATLLEALRASAADHKDFVNQINDAILMVCLGQTATASGTAGKLGNESERETVKDAILKADSDMLSERFNRTIVKWLVEWNFPGAALPTVYRVFSDEDLDARIERDTKISGMGFKPTLKYIHETYGGEWEERATAPENPDENLKQSGGKEQNPQFAESEQADHDPTSIDSQTDILAAESVKAGAVILDKVRDIVGKADTLEQLRDDLLAAFGELDSSQLVNVMEMAFIAADLSGRYDVQEGD
- a CDS encoding M15 family metallopeptidase codes for the protein MFHLGKRSKNRLNGVHPDLVRVVKRAIEITETDFTVLEGLRSLDRQAALLRLGQSKTMKSRHLTGHAVDLAAMVNGVISWQPDHYMPIARAMKHAAAELGIKLEWGGDWRTFKDFVHWQLSWQVYPAKDETH